A stretch of DNA from Petrotoga sp. 9PWA.NaAc.5.4:
CATCGCCTTTAAGTAATTCTAATCCAGGTTTTAATTTCAAGGTTTTTATAGACTTTTTCAATTCTTTAAAAGTTTTTTTATCATCAACAACAATCTTCTTTGTTTTACTATCTAATCGCTCTCTTAAAATGTATTCTATAAAGTCGGAATCTTCGTATAAAACTTTTGGTTTTGTGTTTTTATTAAATTCTTCTGAGATTTTGTTATAGTCTTTTCTAAGGTTTTCTAACTCTTGGAAAAGTTCTTTTTCCTCTAATCCTTCGGAGTTAGTTCTAAAAATAACGGATTCTCCTTCTTTCAATATTTTTTTTGCGACTTCTCTTAATCTAAATCTTTCACTTTCATGGGTGATTTTACGTGATATTCCAATGCTCTTTTCACCATATGGAATGTATACTAAGTATCGGCCTGGTAAACTAATTTTCATAGATAATTGTGGGCCCTTTCTTGTACCACCGTCTTTTCTTGCTTGAACAAGAACTTTTTGACCGTTTTTATAATCGTTAGGATCACCTATTACGTCTCTGTATCTTAAAAATCCGTTTTTTCCAGCACCTATATTTACAAAGAACGCTTCTAAACTTGGAACATTATTTTCTATTATTCCCAAGAAAATTTTTCCAGTATTTTTATCTGTTTCAAAATCTTCAAAGAATATTTCGCTGAGTTCATCGTCTTCTATAATAGCTATTCTCACCTTATCAATAACTTTACTAAAAATTATGACTTTTTCTTCATACATTGCATGAATTCCTTCCTTTAATGTTTTAAATTAATCTACGATATTTTTCCCATTAAAACGATTCATAGCCTCTTCTATTTTACCATTTAATATATAATCTATTGCTTCACAAACTACATCTAAAATTTTGAATAGAGAATTAATTTCTTCTTGAGTAAACGGGGATAATACATATTTTGCCAATTCTCCACTCCCATGTCTATAACCTTTGTTTATTCCTATTCTGATGCGTGGAAACTCTGTAGTTCCTAATATCGAAATAATAGATTTTAACCCGTTATGTCCGCCATCTGATCCGTTTTTTCTTATTCTAATTTCACCAAAATTAAGCCATATATCATCATATATTACTAAAATATTATCTTCAACATAACCAAACTTTTTAAAAACAAAAGGTAAAATTTCTCCGCTTAAATTCATATAAGTCATTGGTTTCACAAACACATTGTTTTCAATGATATAACTTTCAAAGTTCTTTCCACTTACCTTTTTTATATCGTTATTGTTTTTTTTGATATCTTCGTATCTATCCAACGCTAAAAAGCCCACGTTATGCTTCGTGTAAACATAACGCGGGCCAGGATTACCCAAACCTATTACCAAATTTTTCATTTATTACTCTTCCTTTGAATCCTTAGGGGTTTTTTCTTCTATTACTTCAGGTTCTGTAATTTCTTCTTCTTGAACTTCTTCTTGAATTTCTTTAGGTTCAATTACGCTTACCAACGTTTCTTCTTCTTCTAAAAGCACGTCTGCACTTTTTGGAAGAAGTGGTTTGATGTCTTGTACTGTTAATGATTCTCCAAGTTTGAGATTAGAAATATCAAGTTTAATTGAATCAACAATTTCAGAGGGTAAAATCTCCACAGGCAATTCATGAATATATACATTCAAGAAACCACCTACTGTTACTCCTTCTGGTTCTCCAACATATTCCACCGGTATTCTAATGTTCATCTTTCTACCTTCTTCTGGTACATAAAAATCTACATGTATAAGTTGGTCAGAAACTTTGTGTCTTTGTACTGTTTTAACAAAGCCAGTTATTTTTTCGGATCCATCTTGTTTTTCTAAATTCAATTCAATCAAAGTGGTTTCCGAAACTTTTTCGATCATTTTTTTCAATTCATTTGAATTAATTGTGATGTGCCTGTTAGTTTTCATAGCTGGTCCGTATATTACTGCCGGGATTAAACCTTTTTTTCTTAGTTGATTTGGTTTTAAAGTTGTATCTCTTTCTTGAACGTTTAATTTGAAAACAGTTGCCATTTGTTAACCTCCTAATCGTTATTTTTATGCGAACCGGATCGCTTTCATCTGAAGAGTATACTTACCGATAAATTCTTTCTAATTCTTACTATTGCTTCTCCTAAAAGTGAAGAAGAAGGTAACTCGACAAATTTATCTGGCAATTCATTATGATATATTGTGTCTG
This window harbors:
- a CDS encoding 50S ribosomal protein L25, producing MATVFKLNVQERDTTLKPNQLRKKGLIPAVIYGPAMKTNRHITINSNELKKMIEKVSETTLIELNLEKQDGSEKITGFVKTVQRHKVSDQLIHVDFYVPEEGRKMNIRIPVEYVGEPEGVTVGGFLNVYIHELPVEILPSEIVDSIKLDISNLKLGESLTVQDIKPLLPKSADVLLEEEETLVSVIEPKEIQEEVQEEEITEPEVIEEKTPKDSKEE
- the pth gene encoding aminoacyl-tRNA hydrolase, whose translation is MKNLVIGLGNPGPRYVYTKHNVGFLALDRYEDIKKNNNDIKKVSGKNFESYIIENNVFVKPMTYMNLSGEILPFVFKKFGYVEDNILVIYDDIWLNFGEIRIRKNGSDGGHNGLKSIISILGTTEFPRIRIGINKGYRHGSGELAKYVLSPFTQEEINSLFKILDVVCEAIDYILNGKIEEAMNRFNGKNIVD
- a CDS encoding Rne/Rng family ribonuclease, whose product is MYEEKVIIFSKVIDKVRIAIIEDDELSEIFFEDFETDKNTGKIFLGIIENNVPSLEAFFVNIGAGKNGFLRYRDVIGDPNDYKNGQKVLVQARKDGGTRKGPQLSMKISLPGRYLVYIPYGEKSIGISRKITHESERFRLREVAKKILKEGESVIFRTNSEGLEEKELFQELENLRKDYNKISEEFNKNTKPKVLYEDSDFIEYILRERLDSKTKKIVVDDKKTFKELKKSIKTLKLKPGLELLKGDAFEIYNVYNQMNEIFTKKVVLENGGIITIDKAEALTAIDVDSASYIEGKNVEETSYITNCEAAKEIIRQLRLRNIGGMIVIDFIDMNYQPHKKEIINILKEEALKDKSKISILGFTNMGILEMIRKRTTPSLDSLIYFQCPVCHGTGKIISPAIIFGKLLKELENISKEIKKEQIKEIEIYAFHNLSGYLTPELQNELKNKLKMNIRCFFTWQDPNSYNIKYKK